A single region of the Archaeoglobaceae archaeon genome encodes:
- the nikR gene encoding nickel-responsive transcriptional regulator NikR codes for MEEGITRIGVSLPKNLLDDFDKIIKNRGYSSRSEAIRDAIRGYIADYKWLESEKGEVIGVLVVVYDHHVKGVSDAIISLQHQFAHIISSNMHIHLSEDQCLEIIVVKGNMEEIKKLVDRISATRGVLNHKMITAQKEIQ; via the coding sequence ATGGAAGAGGGGATTACGAGAATTGGAGTTAGTTTGCCAAAAAATCTTTTAGATGACTTCGATAAGATAATAAAAAACCGTGGATACTCTTCAAGAAGCGAAGCAATAAGAGATGCAATTAGAGGATACATTGCAGACTATAAATGGCTTGAAAGTGAAAAAGGCGAGGTTATAGGAGTTCTTGTTGTTGTTTATGACCACCATGTAAAAGGAGTTAGCGATGCCATTATCTCCCTTCAGCATCAGTTCGCACACATAATCTCTTCAAATATGCATATCCACCTCAGCGAAGATCAATGCTTGGAGATAATAGTGGTAAAGGGAAACATGGAAGAAATAAAGAAACTGGTAGATAGGATTTCCGCAACGAGAGGTGTGCTAAACCATAAAATGATTACAGCACAGAAAGAAATTCAATAG